In Trichoderma asperellum chromosome 1, complete sequence, a single window of DNA contains:
- a CDS encoding uncharacterized protein (EggNog:ENOG41~TransMembrane:7 (o12-32i44-67o87-110i122-143o163-191i203-221o241-261i)): MADIPNRGPQLIAVVAVLLVFSLTATILRCYVRISLVKAFGVDDYLMVFAMMTFIAFCSVCLTGVHYGTGRHYWDLAEHDIEEALMYWYFCYIWYCVTMVLTKISIGYFLLRITVERIHNWIILVVMSLSVITGICFLFITTFQCHPISFFWNKNQDGTCINIDVIIAFTYLYSAFSVICDFTFALLPIVLIMQLQMNSKTKIALIPVMLMACVASVAVVVRFPYVKDFKTVDFLWATIDIAIWSTVEQGLAITAGSLATIRPLFRKIAAKLGWSTMGSNLPPTGEGASMGNHQTTGRSRKNKSRDPFSLATFNRNEEEDEEGNGQLKLVEGYPGNFQTTITTITADPKSVWGSKRHKGDNESEEELRMEGSKVRSFLITEETV; this comes from the exons ATGGCTGACATTCCCAATCGTGGTCCGCAGCTTATAGCTGTGGTAGCAGTGCTGCTAGTCTTTTCACTCACGGCTACAATTCTCAGATGTTATGTCAGGATAAGTCTCGTGAAAGCATTCGGCGTGGATGACTATCTCATGGTCTTTGCCATG ATGACTTTTATAGCGTTCTGCTCTGTATGTCTCACGGGTGTCCATTATGGTACTGGCCGCCATTATTGGGATCTCGCAGAACACGACATCGAAGAGGCATTGATG TACTGGTATTTCTGCTACATCTGGTACTGCGTAACGATGGTTCTCACCAAAATCTCCATCGGATACTTTCTCCTACGCATCACCGTCGAGCGGATACACAACTGGAttatcctcgtcgtcatgtCGCTCAGCGTTATCACGGGCATCTGCttcttatttattactaCGTTCCAATGCCACCCAATTTCCTTCTTTTGGAACAAGAATCAAGACGGGACCTGCATCAATATCGacgtcatcatcgccttcaCCTACCTATACAGTGCTTTTAGCGTCATCTGCGACTTCACTTTTGCACTGCTTCCCATCGTACTCATCATGCAACTCCAGATGAACAGCAAGACCAAGATTGCATTGATCCCAGTTATGCTAATGGCCTGCGT TGCcagtgttgctgttgttgttcgCTTCCCCTATGTCAAGGACTTTAAGACTGTTGACTTTTTGT GGGCCACCATCGACATCGCAATTTGGTCGACTGTGGAACAAGGGCTGGCTATCACAGCCGGTAGCCTTGCGACCATCCGACCGCTCTTCCGCAAGATTGCGGCCAAGCTGGGGTGGTCTACGATGGGATCGAATTTGCCGCCCACTGGAGAGGGCGCGTCTATGGGTAACCATCAGACTACCGGCCGATCGAGGAAAAACAAATCAAGAGACCCATTCAGTCTCGCCACTTTTAACCGtaatgaggaggaggatgaggaaggaAATGGGCAGTTGAAGTTGGTGGAGGGATACCCGGGAAATTTCCAAACGACAATCACAACCATCACTGCTGATCCAAAGTCCGTATGGGGATCGAAAAGACACAAGGGGGACAACGAGAGCGAGGAAGAGCTTCGGATGGAGGGATCAAAGGTCAGAAGCTTCCTTATCACGGAAGAAACTGTATGA
- a CDS encoding uncharacterized protein (CAZy:GH31), translating into MLHSEENRLVFTYDAETLWIEPWGANSLRIRATKLPSMPQHDWALQSPSSSKSSIEITETSGTIVNGKIKAAVSKSGKIMVWNSKGELLLEEYTRNRRDVLDPKCSAIEVSAREFKGILGTDNYNLTMRFESVNANEKIYGMGQYQQPFFDLKGTDLELAHRNSQASVPFALSSLGYGFLWNNPSVGRAVLGRNIMSFEAYSTTTLDYWVVAGDSPAEIEEAYADATGKVPMMPEYGLGFWQCKLRYQTQEELLNVARGYKRRGLPLDLIVIDFFHWPTQGEWKFDPTYWPDPDAMIRELQEMKVELMVSIWPTVDRRSENYEEMVERGYLIRVDRGIRTVMEFQGNTVHFDATNPRAREYVWEKVKKNYYDKGIKVFWLDEAEPEYTAYDFENFRYHLGSNLSIGNIYPVSYSKGFYDGLRKEGHEQIVNLVRCAWAGSQKYGALVWSGDIASSWSSFNNQLAAGLHMGIAGIPWWTTDIGGFHGGDPNDPAFRELFARWFQWGAFCPVFRLHGDREPHQPQHGTTGGATCVSGADNEVWSYGPEIYSICKKYMALRESMRPYTRMLMAAAHEKGSPVMRTLFYEFPEDEKCWEVGKQYMYGDKYLCCPVLKPGVAEIEVYLPKGASWKGADGVALPGGQTLQAKCPLDYMPVFERV; encoded by the coding sequence ATGCTACACTCTGAGGAAAATCGCCTTGTATTCACATACGATGCCGAAACGCTTTGGATCGAGCCATGGGGCGCCAATTCCCTGAGAATTCGCGCAACCAAGCTGCCTTCTATGCCTCAGCACGACTGGGCGCTCCagtctccttcttcatcaaagTCCAGCATCGAGATTACCGAAACAAGCGGCACCATTGTCAATGGCAAGATCAAGGCCGCTGTGAGCAAGTCGGGCAAGATCATGGTGTGGAATTCCAAGGGAGAGCTATTGCTCGAGGAGTATACACGGAACCGCAGAGACGTGCTGGATCCCAAATGCAGCGCCATCGAGGTCTCGGCTCGTGAATTCAAAGGCATTCTTGGCACAGACAACTATAACCTCACAATGCGCTTTGAGAGTGTGAATGCTAATGAAAAGATCTATGGCATGGGGCAGTACCAGCAGCCCTTTTTCGACCTGAAGGGCACCGATCTTGAACTGGCGCACCGCAACTCCCAAGCAAGCGTGCCGTTTGCACTCTCATCTCTTGGGTACGGCTTCCTTTGGAACAATCCATCCGTCGGACGCGCTGTTCTTGGTCGCAACATCATGAGCTTCGAGGCATATTCCACCACAACCCTGGACTACTGGGTGGTGGCGGGTGACAGCCCAGCAGAGATCGAGGAGGCCTACGCTGATGCGACCGGCAAAGTTCCAATGATGCCAGAATACGGGCTTGGATTCTGGCAATGCAAGTTGCGCTACCAAACCCAAGAAGAGCTGCTCAATGTTGCCCGAGGGTACAAGCGAAGGGGCCTGCCGCTGGATCTCATCGTCATTGACTTCTTTCATTGGCCAACGCAGGGCGAGTGGAAGTTTGATCCCACATATTGGCCGGATCCGGATGCAATGATCCGAGAGCTTCAGGAGATGAAAGTCGAGTTGATGGTCTCAATCTGGCCGACGGTTGACAGACGCTCTGAGAATTACGAGGAAATGGTCGAACGTGGCTACCTCATCCGCGTGGACCGGGGTATACGCACCGTCATGGAATTCCAGGGTAACACGGTTCATTTTGATGCTACCAACCCGAGAGCAAGAGAATACGTCTGGGagaaagtgaagaagaattaTTACGACAAAGGGATTAAAGTGTTCTGGCTGGACGAGGCAGAGCCCGAGTATACGGCTTATGATTTTGAAAACTTTAGATATCATCTCGGCTCTAACCTCAGCATTGGTAACATCTATCCGGTTTCATATTCAAAAGGTTTCTACGACGGACTCAGGAAAGAAGGGCATGAGCAGATTGTAAACTTGGTTCGCTGTGCGTGGGCCGGCAGCCAGAAATATGGCGCCCTAGTCTGGAGCGGCGATATTGCTTCATCATGGTCCAGTTTCAACAACCAGCTCGCAGCAGGACTGCACATGGGTATCGCAGGAATCCCATGGTGGACCACGGACATCGGTGGGTTCCACGGAGGAGACCCCAATGATCCAGCCTTTCGAGAACTGTTTGCTCGCTGGTTCCAGTGGGGTGCTTTCTGCCCTGTATTCCGACTCCATGGCGATCGAGAACCGCACCAGCCTCAGCATGGTACAACTGGCGGCGCAACGTGTGTAAGCGGTGCAGATAACGAAGTTTGGTCGTACGGTCCAGAGATATACAGCATTTGCAAAAAGTACATGGCTCTCCGTGAAAGTATGAGGCCGTACACCAGGATGCTCATGGCGGCGGCCCACGAGAAGGGAAGCCCTGTTATGAGAACTCTATTTTACGAATTTCCGGAGGACGAGAAATGTTGGGAAGTCGGCAAGCAGTATATGTATGGAGATAAGTACCTATGCTGTCCGGTTCTGAAGCCTGGTGTAGCTGAAATAGAGGTATACTTACCAAAGGGAGCAAGCTGGAAGGGTGCAGATGGCGTCGCCTTACCCGGAGGGCAAACGCTTCAAGCCAAATGCCCATTAGACTATATGCCGGTGTTTGAAAGAGTTTAG
- a CDS encoding uncharacterized protein (EggNog:ENOG41~TransMembrane:1 (o672-691i)): MHIDNEPQYTTLDATHQTIGDGASLITARPEVSASINGADLNECGPEAVNNNRLAFRTDAWRAQRIYEFNPIPDFNEQAMDLLSMNWMSPENPPSFVWNGLIAVPPYAENDKNVPSMPFCFPTSSPLPASDHECVPLNNVQAPNIGRAKTSIDGASHSTDTIGKYGSEVSKSMTGSYYVDGDGSRAPFRGQATQQWRGRQMMAADDASTPERSAANYVGGERIGLREDSLVDADGYSNMIRQLHFGLSKQNVPVDAISFPSLQCIALCVHSYFAYFHSTFPFVRKSTFLEDSRENWLLLLAVAVIGSKYDKERLLSPEFTAVLEGMSIRRVCHGRREEAGIPSTSPFCKLENSSFSLPDLQAASLSLICSLHRGKQGMTRCALMERHYLVGACKEFNLLSGESEDSHHHSDGANVVQDWLRKQSRMRTGLMIWVLDAMISYEFNAAPLMQLVDVKVSLPCEDHIWEYPSVEKVAAEQKSSVTLLDVIEMLYIEKRLPESLSEFSNILIIHGIWRRTKEVINQSRTRLTNWIPSAAIQGQETYQSASAETWPPSSPTLSKWRNSACDCLDILHWRANGKAANAGGLEHPTILYLHLSRLILLTPVAQIQTLATNANNTNSTNSAASQRYTEASNCVLKWAINDSFKARLSIIHAGALFWHIRRYSRRCFLEPFAIYMATLIIWAYSISVRFAKQQEELEAFAASMEGPVSSEARMVPTASQQSTTSKDEELVSELSFFYIDRPCDDEMVQIYLRHGDKLSAHMARVGIITQASAPSRILKEGLRLLANDTTGGSSVLVTGSSGLDGPKISTWGAEQTYMGVLDALSQTMGQRQT; encoded by the exons ATGCATATTGACAACGAGCCGCAATATACAACGTTGGACGCAACTCACCAAACAATTGGAGACGGTGCCTCACTAATTACAGCTAGACCTGAGGTATCTGCAAGTATCAACGGCGCTGATCTCAACGAATGTGGCCCTGAGGCGGTAAACAACAATCGTTTAGCATTCAGAACCGATGCTTGGAGAGCCCAGCGTATCTACGAGTTTAATCCAATCCCGGACTTTAATGAGCAGGCCATGGACCTACTCTCTATGAACTGGATGTCTCCTGAGAATCCTCCCTCGTTTGTGTGGAACGGACTTATTGCTGTGCCGCCCTATGCTGAGAATGATAAGAATGTCCCATCTATGCCTTTTTGCTTCCCTACTTCGAGCCCTTTGCCCGCCTCTGATCACGAGTGCGTGCCACTTAATAACGTACAGGCGCCTAACATTGGGCGAGCTAAAACCAGCATCGATGGTGCAAGCCATTCGACTGATACTATTGGCAAATATGGGTCTGAGGTAAGCAAATCTATGACTGGGAGTTACTACGtagatggcgatggctctCGAGCACCGTTTCGCGGTCAGGCTACCCAACAATGGAGAGGACGACAAATGATGGCTGCCGACGATGCATCAACACCTGAAAGAAGCGCGGCCAATTACGTAGGTGGTGAAAGAATTGGTTTACGGGAGGACTCTCTGGTGGATGCGGATGGCTATAGCAACATGATACGACAATTACATTTCGGGCTGAGCAAGCAAAATGTGCCTGTGGATGCCATCTCCTTCCCGTCTTTACAGTGTATTGCTCTATGCGTCCATTCATACTTTGCTTATTTCCATTCTACATTCCCCTTTGTTCGGAAATCGACGTTTTTGGAAGACTCGAGAGAAAACTGGCTACTTCTCCTTGCTGTTGCCGTTATTGGATCCAAATATGATAAAGAACGGCTGCTTAGCCCAGAGTTTACAGCTGTTCTGGAAGGCATGTCTATTAGAAGAGTATGCCACGGtcgacgagaagaagctggaatcccttcaacatcaccattCTGCAAGTTGGAAAATAGTTCGTTCAGCCTTCCGGATTTGCAGGCGGCCAGCCTCTCCTTGATCTGCTCACTACACAGAGGCAAGCAGGGCATGACAAGGTGTGCTTTGATGGAACGACACTACCTTGTTGGAGCATGCAAAGAATTTAATCTGCTATCTGGAGAGTCGGAAGACAGTCATCATCATAGCGATGGTGCCAATGTTGTACAGGACTGGTTAAGAAAGCAGTCTCGTATGAGGACCGGCTTGATGATATGG GTACTTGACGCTATGATCTCATACGAGTTCAATGCAGCTCCATTGATGCAACTTGTAGATGTAAAGGTCTCCTTGCCCTGCGAGGATCACATCTGGGAATATCCATCAGTAGAAAAGGTTGCAGCCGAGCAGAAATCATCTG TCACACTGCTAGACGTGATCGAGATGCTGTATATCGAGAAGAGACTCCCAGAGAGCCTCAGCGAATTCAGCAATATTTTAATCATCCACGGCATTTGGCGAAGGACGAAGGAGGTTATCAACCAGAGCCGGACTCGGCTGACAAACTGGATCCCTAGCGCTGCCATCCAAGGACAAGAAACCTATCAAAGCGCATCAGCAGAAACCTGGCCGCCGTCGAGTCCAACGCTATCAAAGTGGCGCAATAGTGCATGCGATTGTCTGGATATATTGCACTGGAGAGCTAATGGCAAGGCAGCCAATGCCGGAGGACTGGAACACCCTACCATCTTGTATTTACACCTATCTCGTCTCATCTTACTTACGCCTGTAGCGCAAATCCAAACATTGGCAACCAACGCCAATAACACCAACTCTACAAACTCAGCTGCCAGCCAGAGATATACAGAAGCAAGCAACTGTGTGCTCAAGTGGGCCATTAATGACTCGTTCAAGGCTAGGCTTTCAATCATTCACGCCGGCGCGCTATTTTGGCACATACGACGGTACTCAAGAAGGTGCTTTCTGGAGCCTTTCGCAATATACATGGCCACGCTCATCATCTGGGCGTACAGTATTTCGGTGAGGTTTGCAAAACAACAGGAAGAACTTGAAGCTTTCGCAGCTTCGATGGAGGGACCTGTATCATCTGAAGCCCGCATGGTGCCCACTGCGTCCCAGCAATCGACGACTTCCAAGGATGAAGAACTGGTTTCAgaactttcttttttctatatcGACCGACCGTGCGACGATGAGATGGTGCAAATATACCTCCGCCATGGCGATAAGCTGTCTGCACATATGGCAAGAGTTGGGATCATTACGCAAGCCTCTGCTCCCAGCAGAATCCTTAAAGAAGGCCTCCGGCTCCTTGCAAATGACACAACAGGTGGCAGTTCGGTATTGGTGACTGGTTCAAGTGGGCTAGACGGACCCAAAATAAGCACATGGGGGGCAGAACAGACTTACATGGGAGTTCTAGATGCCTTGTCTCAGACAATGGGGCAGAGGCAGACATGA
- a CDS encoding uncharacterized protein (TransMembrane:11 (o49-75i130-148o154-176i188-210o222-240i307-333o339-362i371-393o405-425i437-459o471-488i)) — MINEDEKVETVTLEHQSSDGARDIELAKQAAEADHSLSFTEAIRKYPKAVMWSVLLSTSIIMEGYDIVLLSSFFAQPSFMKRYGEFDPKSKTYQISASWQSGLNNAVSIGTIFGAFANGYFSHKFGYRKVLLVSLLLIVGFVFITFFAPNLGVLLVGELLCGIPWGVFAAMAPAYASEICPMALRGYLTVYVSLCWAFGQLISAGVQAGFEKNTTEWAYRVPFAIQWAWPIPLFFILWFTPESPWFFVRQGFFSDAEKTIIRLGADRDTAKQILAMMIHTNELEVSINKGTSYLDCFRGIDRYRTEIGCLVFAALPFCGLPMAATPTYFFIQIGLPTSIAFQISLGGRGLASLGPIISWFLIPHFGRRTMYLWGLGMLAAILLIIGFINIGAADSVGGSYAQASMIILWQFVFYVTVVPMCYAIIGDVSSTRLRNKSVCLGRIALYIAQIVCNVANPYMLSPTAGNWRGKAGFFWGFWALVFFVWGWFRLPETKGKTFEEMDILFASGVKARDFANYEVNAYVDGDNTLTNTKK; from the exons ATGATAAACGAGGATGAAAAGGTTGAAACTGTCACGTTGGAGCACCAGAGCTCCGATGGTGCTAGAGATATTGAACTAGCGAAGCAAGCAGCCGAGGCCGATCATAGCCTTAGTTTCACGGAAGCCATTCGCAAGTATCCCAAGGCAGTTATGTGGTCGGTTCTGTTGTCAACTTCTATTATCATGGAAGGCTACGATatcgtcctcctctcttctttcttcgcgCAGCCATCCTTTATGAAACGATACGGCGAGTTCGACCCCAAGTCCAAGACGTATCAGATCTCCGCGTCGTGGCAGAGTGGCCTCAACAATGCGGTTAGCATTGGTACAATATTTGGTGCCTTTGCCAATGGTTACTTCTCACACAAATTCGGCTATCGCAAAGTCCTCTTGGTGTCTCTACTTCTCATTGTAGGATTTGTGTTCATCACCTTCTTTGCTCCCAATCTTGGAGTTTTGTTGGTTGGAGAGCTATTGTGCGGCATCCCATGGGGAGTTTTTGCAGCAATG GCCCCTGCGTATGCATCAGAAATTTGCCCAATGGCTCTCCGTGGCTATTTGACCGTTTATGTTAGCCTATGCTGGGCTTTTGGTCAGCTCATATCAGCCGGGGTACAGGCCGGGTTTGAGAAAAATACAACAGAATGGGCTTATAGGGTCCCCTTTGCGATCCAATGGGCTTGGCCCATTCCACTATTCTTCATTCTTTGGTTTACCCCAGAATCACCATGGTTCTTTGTCCGTCAAGGCTTCTTTAGCGATGCGGAAAAGACCATCATTCGCCTCGGTGCAGATAGGGATACAGCTAAGCAAATCTTGGCTATGATGATCCATACAAACGAACTAGAAGTGTCAATTAATAAGGGCACATCTTATTTGGACTGTTTTCGCGGCATCGATCGCTATCGGACAGAGATTGGATGCCTGgtttttgctgctctgccgtTTTGTGGGTTACCAATGGCAGCGACTCcgacttatttttttatccaAATTGGACTGCCGACGTCAATAGCGTTCCAAATATCTCTCGGCGGGCGGGGACTCGCATCTCTGGGACCGATAATCTCATGGTTCCTGATACCCCATTTTGGAAGGCGAACAATGTATCTTTGGGGCTTAGGCATGCTGGCTGCGATATTGCTTATCATCGGATTCATCAATATTGGAGCTGCTGACTCTGTTGGGGGCTCTTACGCCCAAGCGAGTATGATCATACTATGGCAGTTCGTCTTCTACGTTACTGTTGTCCCCATGTGCTACGCAATTATTGGCGATGTATCTTCGACTCGTCTCCGAAATAAAAGTGTCTGCCTCGGCCGAATCGCGCTTTATATCGCCCAGATTGTGTGCAACGTTGCTAACCCGTATATGCTAAGCCCTACTGCAGGAAACTGGCGTGGAAAAGCCGGCTTCTTCTGGGGGTTCTGGGCCCTTGTCTTTTTCGTTTGGGGCTGGTTCAGGCTTCCCGAAACCAAAGGCAAAACTTTTGAAGAGATGGATATTCTTTTTGCATCTGGCGTCAAAGCTAGGGACTTTGCAAATTATGAAGTGAACGCTTATGTTGACGGAGACAATACTTTAACTAATACAAAAAAATGA
- a CDS encoding uncharacterized protein (EggNog:ENOG41) — translation MPKRSVVQPKRVSKKLPSDGDANPKQMQNSHFPRFGELPPETRLQIWRAALHQATVNRTIHVEVHPQIGTTAHACFTSTGVFCGRHGSCPSFREGVPHWSIGCMSDGYFASTDLVSSPEDSESSSAMTGLSLACRESRMTVLELYPKFFKVYQGPWHPGAKSRLVRCRPETDMLVIYAVPDVSLSHTRYETLTSDEHWRALNESRMQRFPYNNRDFAAFKEMVSCFQNVAIFSRLFSGGEMFPQGSQESDANIVPGIDLFNSTDMMALLLFFKSLKNLYFWLDPVCYANAWDDAIRVSNVEDLKCDEEPDVVHMRATVEDFIHRYNEDVEVEKNHSVVADNTHWIPQPKLLEQVGCLCPASWLR, via the coding sequence ATGCCTAAACGATCCGTAGTTCAGCCCAAGCGAGTCAGCAAAAAGCTGCCTTCAGATGGCGATGCAAATCCCAAGCAGATGCAAAACTCGCACTTCCCTCGCTTCGGCGAACTTCCCCCTGAAACGAGGCTTCAAATCTGGCGCGCCGCTCTTCACCAGGCGACTGTCAACAGAACGATTCACGTAGAGGTGCATCCCCAGATAGGGACAACTGCACACGCCTGTTTCACCAGCACCGGAGTCTTTTGTGGCCGGCACGGCAGCTGCCCATCATTCCGAGAGGGTGTCCCGCACTGGTCAATCGGCTGCATGTCCGATGGCTATTTCGCATCTACCGACCTGGTTTCCAGCCCCGAGGACTCAGAGTCCTCTTCGGCAATGACCGGCCTCAGCCTTGCTTGTCGTGAATCTCGCATGACGGTCCTCGAGTTATACCCCAAATTCTTCAAAGTGTATCAAGGCCCCTGGCACCCAGGCGCCAAAAGTCGTCTGGTCCGCTGCCGTCCAGAGACGGATATGCTGGTGATTTATGCAGTGCCAGACGTGAGCCTGAGCCACACACGTTATGAAACATTGACCAGCGACGAGCATTGGCGGGCCCTGAACGAGTCTCGAATGCAAAGGTTTCCCTACAATAACAGAGACTTCGCTGCGTTCAAAGAAATGGTTTCTTGCTTCCAGAATGTAGCAATATTCTCTCGCCTTTTTAGCGGGGGTGAAATGTTCCCGCAAGGCTCGCAGGAGAGCGATGCTAATATAGTTCCTGGCATTGATCTCTTCAACAGCACAGATATGATGGCACTgcttctattttttaaatcGTTGAAGAACCTTTATTTCTGGCTTGATCCGGTCTGCTATGCCAATGCGTGGGACGATGCCATTCGCGTCAGCAACGTTGAGGACCTAAAATGTGATGAAGAGCCTGATGTTGTACACATGAGAGCAACTGTCGAGGATTTTATCCACAGGTACAATGAAGACGTGGAAGTTGAGAAGAACCATTCTGTGGTCGCCGACAACACGCATTGGATACCACAGCCAAAGCTGCTTGAACAAGTTGGATGCCTTTGCCCCGCTTCTTGGTTACGATGA
- a CDS encoding uncharacterized protein (EggNog:ENOG41~TransMembrane:7 (o52-71i76-94o106-129i149-167o187-210i231-252o272-289i)) — MIATSSTPTLLVKATSTVAATCTTAVPDANGYVPPDACNANYGFYPRWEDNAAFAIAFGLTTCAHLAQAIVLKKPFCWVIIMGALWECFCFILRTLGAKDQQNSTYVTVSTLLFLLAPLWINAFAYMVVSRLIYFLHPKQAVLTIPARWLAKGFVAADIISFIVQAAGGALMADQHSTENADLGRKVYMAGVGVQLFFVVIFIVVSISFYHQVLCDIRTGTLKNRNRWIRPLVLVIFLVLILIVERIIFRFVEFSGGVSSSNKILRHEGYQLYLDALPMLLALASLNLIHPGLVLKGPGCSFPSSKIQWWKGRSAAFEPLALRSFDRREHSSVE, encoded by the exons ATGATAGCGACTTCTTCTACTCCAACTCTGTTAGTGAAAGCCACTTCAACAGTGGCTGCGACTTGTACAACTGCAGTCCCTGACGCCAACGGCTATGTCCCCCCTGACGCATGCAATGCCAACTACGGCTTCTATCCAAGGTGGGAAGATAATGCCGCCTTTGCAATTGCGTTTGGTTTGACTACGTGTGCGCATCTCGCGCAGGCCATTGTTCTGAAAAAG CCATTCTGCTGGGTTATCATCATGGGAGCGCTCTGGGaatgtttttgttttattctACGAACGCTAGGTGCAAAGGACCAGCAAAACTCGACATATGTCACAGTATCGACGCTGTTATTCCTCCTCGCCCCTTTGT GGATAAATGCATTTGCATACATGGTTGTCTCCCGTTTGATCTATTTCCTCCACCCGAAACAAGCCGTACTCACGATCCCAGCGCGCTGGCTTGCAAAAGGCTTTGTGGCAGCCGACATTATTTCCTTCATTGTCCAAGCTGCCGGTGGAGCACTCATGGCAGATCAGCATAGCACCGAAAACGCAGACCTTGGAAGAAAGGTTTATATGGCCGGCGTGGGAGTGCAGCTCTTCTTTGTGGTGATATTTATCGTtgtctccatctccttctaCCATCAAGTGTTGTGTGATATCCGCACCGGCACATTGAAGAATCGGAATAGGTGGATACGCCCTCTTGTTCTCGTCATATTCCTTGTTCTCATTCTCATTGTT GAACGGATTATATTTCGATTTGTCGAGTTTAGTGGTGGCGTGTCCTCATCGAATAAGATACTGCGTCACGAAGGCTACCAGCTGTATCTTGATGCACTGCCCATGCTTCTTGCTCTAGCATCTCTGAACCTAATTCACCCTGGCCTAGTTCTAAAGGGGCCAGGTTGcagttttccttcttccaagATTCAGTGGTGGAAGGGCCGCTCTGCAGCTTTTGAACCACTTGCTCTTCGGTCCTTTGATCGACGAGAGCACTCTTCAGTTGAGTGA
- a CDS encoding uncharacterized protein (EggNog:ENOG41) has translation MEAFSVSLTLEIASENSSTISSRQTSISTDIDSATPRKADVTEASNLEINESSTIKRKRKPVPGKGFNKSRRGCFNCKRRRVKCSEAMPECRGCNRMGLICIYPESHLPPAKRLHSARSSSPKPCANLDHLRFYHHFLAEAYPPTPLGAEPVWHNVAAMSHEYQFLANAILGLAAQHLTLFCGADYSIQALDLRVSAINGLNEALSQPCLTATDADARYAAIIALTFQSGYMTDAMIEFIKMLRGWMFIQTKVVPDLEMSIFRNFTREAFTSSMKQHIARQPINKSMIPLDDYLASLKILRTLCQGTAEIKYLSALERLGRLASQSPVEAFLEIVPCYSLTNKMTEEEFKAFTDPSNGCARILLSHFLMLDYTLEEHFFSPTPKHFGFCGKISTTWVINVAASLPSKFQQHIMWPLGIATSSIKM, from the exons ATGGAGGCGTTCAGTGTATCTCTCACGTTGGAGATTGCCAGTGAAAACTCCTCTACAATTTCTTCTAGGCAGACTTCCATCTCCACAGATATAGACTCTGCCACGCCGCGCAAAGCAGACGTCACGGAAGCATCAAATCTAGAAATAAATGAATCATCAACTATTAAACGAAAGAGAAAGCCGGTGCCCGGCAAAGGCTTCAATAAGTCACGACGAGGTTGCTTCAACTGCAAGCGACGCAGAGTGAAATGCTCCGAGGCGATGCCGGAATGTCGAGGCTGCAATCGAATGGGATTAATCTGCATATACCCAGAGAGCCATTTGCCCCCAGCCAAAAGATTACATAGCGCGAGGTCCTCAAGTCCAAAGCCATGCGCTAATCTCGACCACTTGCGATTCTATCACCATTTCTTGGCTGAGGCTTACCCTCCGACGCCGCTTGGTGCAGAACCAGTCTGGCACAATGTTGCCGCCATGTCTCACGAG TACCAATTCCTTGCCAATGCTATACTGGGCCTTGCCGCTCAACATCTCACCTTGTTCTGCGGTGCAGACTATTCCATTCAGGCTCTGGATCTGCGTGTCTCCGCCATCAACGGCCTGAACGAGGCCTTGTCTCAGCCATGCCTGACAGCCACTGACGCCGATGCTCGATACGCGGCCATCATAGCATTGACTTTCCAATCCGGCTATATGACAGATGCAATGATAGAATTCATCAAGATGCTGCGAGGATGGATGTTTATCCAGACAAAAGTAGTTCCGGACCTCGAAATGTCCATATTCCGTAACTTTACGAGGGAGGCATTCACTAGCAGTATGAAACAACACATCGCTCGGCAACCGATCAACAAGAGCATGATTCCGCTTGATGACTATCTTGCCTCTCTGAAAATTCTTCGGACGCTGTGCCAAGGAACTGCAGAGATCAAGTATCTCTCTGCACTTGAGAGACTGGGCCGCTTGGCCAGTCAGTCTCCCGTTGAAG CCTTTTTAGAGATTGTGCCTTGTTACTCCTTGACAAATAAAATGACGGAAGAGGAGTTCAAGGCATTCACAGACCCATCCAACGGTTGCGCGCGTATTCTACTATCGCATTTCCTCATGCTGGATTATACTTTGGAGGAGCACTTTTTTAGTCCCACGCCAAAACATTTTGGTTTTTGTGGGAAGATTAGTACTACATGGGTTATTAATGTAGCTGCAAGCCTACCCTCAAAGTTTCAGCAGCACATAATGTGGCCGCTGGGAATAGCAACTAGTTCGATAAAAATGTAA